One stretch of Geoalkalibacter ferrihydriticus DSM 17813 DNA includes these proteins:
- a CDS encoding NfeD family protein translates to MKQAKPPLRAAPRRTWTLRILMRYAVLQIPALALLTAGMLLVGHWWDLPAVLPWLIIGGWLLKDVLLFPLVWRSYDPDPQPHGNTLIGCEGEVVRALTPQGMVRVHDELWQARLKDQGDCLPSGRRVLVSAMEGLTLIVDEAPGEKPS, encoded by the coding sequence ATGAAACAGGCAAAACCTCCACTGCGCGCCGCGCCGCGCCGCACCTGGACGCTGCGGATCCTCATGCGCTACGCGGTCCTGCAGATCCCGGCGCTGGCTCTGTTGACGGCGGGAATGCTGCTGGTCGGCCACTGGTGGGATCTGCCGGCGGTGCTGCCGTGGCTGATCATCGGCGGCTGGCTGCTTAAGGATGTTCTACTGTTTCCCCTGGTATGGCGCTCCTATGATCCCGATCCACAGCCACACGGCAACACCCTGATCGGATGTGAGGGCGAGGTGGTGCGCGCTTTAACGCCCCAAGGCATGGTCCGGGTTCACGACGAACTGTGGCAAGCGCGCCTTAAGGACCAGGGAGACTGCCTGCCCAGCGGTCGGCGCGTGCTGGTCAGCGCCATGGAAGGGCTCACCCTGATCGTGGACGAAGCACCCGGCGAGAAGCCCTCATGA
- a CDS encoding helicase C-terminal domain-containing protein, with product MEQFFTSGAQALMRRAIAEAHGNEVFFLGHTDEARRVVHVEVLARGNAQAVPAILAACSFGDVVIHNHPSGRLQPSAADIDIASHLGGLGVGFYIVDNPVTDLYRVVEAFAAPRRQHLDPARIAAILGTDGVVARTLAGWEERPEQLRMAFAVGEAFNQDQIALIEAGTGTGKSLAYLVPAILWALANEERVVISTNTINLQEQLIRKDIPFLQRATGLEIRAVLVKGRGNYLCLRRTEGAVAEPGLFDDAEGGELQAILTWAQTTRDGSREELSFIPRDTVWDEVRCELDQCARVRCPHYGRCFFHRARRAAAAADLLVVNHALLLSDLALRRQTDNYSAAAVLPPFERIILDEAHHLEDVATQHFSSQITRFTFSRLLGRLQHPRKPDKGLLSRFVAMLARELPDTEDVLYRDLYGRVENLLAGRQALLDEAIATLDEAGRALAADAGREIRSGEEFKVRLIETFTQGALWADLARDIRTLARNSAALAGQLRALLKACGALSEEVADKLLAPLVDLRGCTARLEAVAADLALFTDEDPQSCAWFEVTRRRIGFGEAIVTRLCRSPLEVAESLKEAVYERFRTLVMTSATLAVGDSFAYFRTRTGLDAVAEQRRRELLLPSPFDYSRQTLVAVPTDLPEPGRPGFAEEVRDMVERCVLAADGRTFVLFTAYSLLRRVHGELAPILGARGYQCLRQGEVNRHKLLKQFAADPTSVLFATDSFWEGVDVPGRALEQVIITRLPFRVPTEPVLEARAEAIAARGGDPFMTYTVPQAVIRFKQGFGRLIRHREDRGVVLILDSRVVKKGYGRIFLRSLPEARLLTAPRTEVAAEIAQFFNPVSSIEPAT from the coding sequence ATGGAACAATTTTTTACGTCAGGCGCCCAGGCTCTCATGCGCCGGGCCATCGCCGAGGCGCACGGCAACGAGGTGTTTTTCCTCGGGCACACCGACGAGGCGCGACGCGTGGTGCATGTCGAAGTGCTGGCGCGCGGCAACGCGCAGGCCGTTCCTGCCATTCTCGCCGCCTGCAGCTTCGGCGACGTGGTCATCCACAATCATCCCTCCGGCAGACTGCAACCCTCGGCGGCCGACATCGACATCGCCTCGCATCTCGGCGGACTTGGCGTGGGTTTCTATATCGTCGACAACCCGGTGACCGATCTCTATCGGGTGGTGGAGGCCTTCGCCGCGCCGCGCCGCCAACATCTCGATCCGGCACGCATTGCCGCGATCCTCGGCACCGACGGCGTGGTGGCGCGCACCCTGGCGGGCTGGGAGGAACGGCCCGAACAGTTGCGCATGGCCTTTGCCGTGGGCGAAGCCTTCAACCAGGACCAGATCGCCCTCATCGAAGCGGGCACCGGAACGGGCAAAAGCCTGGCCTATCTGGTACCGGCGATCCTCTGGGCGCTAGCCAACGAGGAACGGGTGGTCATTTCGACCAACACCATCAATCTGCAGGAACAGCTGATCCGCAAGGACATCCCTTTTCTGCAACGAGCCACCGGCCTGGAGATTCGCGCGGTGCTGGTCAAAGGGCGCGGCAACTATCTGTGCCTGCGCCGCACCGAAGGCGCCGTGGCCGAGCCGGGTCTTTTCGACGATGCGGAAGGCGGCGAATTACAGGCCATTCTGACCTGGGCGCAGACCACGCGCGACGGCTCGCGCGAAGAGTTGTCCTTCATTCCTCGTGACACCGTCTGGGATGAAGTGCGCTGCGAGCTTGACCAGTGCGCCCGGGTGCGCTGTCCCCATTACGGCCGCTGCTTTTTTCACCGCGCGCGCCGCGCGGCTGCGGCGGCTGACCTGCTGGTGGTCAACCACGCCCTGCTGCTCTCCGATCTGGCCCTGCGCCGCCAGACCGACAATTACAGCGCCGCTGCGGTGTTGCCCCCTTTTGAACGCATCATCCTCGATGAAGCCCATCATCTGGAGGATGTCGCCACCCAGCATTTTTCCTCACAGATTACTCGCTTCACCTTTTCGCGCCTGCTCGGGCGCCTGCAGCATCCGCGCAAACCCGACAAGGGATTGCTGTCGCGCTTTGTCGCAATGCTCGCCCGTGAGCTGCCCGACACGGAAGATGTACTCTACCGCGATCTGTATGGCCGCGTCGAGAATCTACTGGCCGGGCGCCAGGCGCTGCTCGACGAGGCAATCGCGACCCTGGATGAAGCGGGCCGCGCCCTGGCCGCGGATGCCGGCCGAGAAATCCGCAGCGGCGAAGAGTTCAAGGTGCGCCTCATCGAAACCTTTACCCAAGGTGCGCTCTGGGCGGATCTGGCGCGCGACATTCGCACCCTGGCGCGCAACAGCGCCGCCCTGGCCGGGCAACTCCGCGCCCTGCTCAAGGCCTGCGGCGCACTTTCCGAAGAGGTGGCCGATAAGCTGCTCGCCCCCCTGGTCGACCTGCGCGGCTGCACCGCGCGGCTGGAAGCCGTCGCCGCCGACCTCGCCCTGTTTACCGACGAAGACCCACAGAGCTGCGCCTGGTTTGAAGTGACCCGGCGGCGCATCGGCTTCGGCGAAGCCATCGTCACCCGCCTCTGCCGCTCCCCCCTGGAGGTCGCCGAAAGCCTCAAGGAAGCCGTTTATGAGCGCTTTCGTACGCTGGTCATGACCAGTGCGACCCTGGCGGTTGGCGATTCCTTTGCTTACTTCCGCACCCGCACCGGCCTTGATGCGGTGGCTGAGCAGCGCCGCCGCGAACTGCTGCTGCCCTCCCCCTTTGATTATTCTCGACAGACCCTGGTGGCGGTGCCCACGGATCTGCCCGAGCCCGGACGCCCCGGATTTGCCGAGGAGGTGCGCGACATGGTGGAACGCTGCGTGCTCGCCGCCGACGGCCGCACCTTCGTGCTGTTCACCGCCTACAGCCTGCTGCGTCGGGTGCATGGCGAACTTGCGCCGATACTCGGGGCGCGCGGCTACCAATGCCTGCGCCAGGGCGAGGTCAATCGTCACAAGCTGCTCAAGCAATTCGCCGCCGACCCCACCAGCGTGCTTTTTGCGACCGATTCCTTCTGGGAGGGGGTCGATGTGCCCGGGCGCGCCCTGGAACAGGTGATCATCACCCGTCTGCCTTTTCGCGTGCCCACCGAACCGGTTCTCGAAGCGCGCGCCGAGGCCATCGCCGCGCGCGGTGGCGATCCCTTCATGACCTACACCGTGCCCCAGGCAGTGATCCGCTTCAAGCAGGGCTTCGGCCGCCTCATCCGCCATCGCGAGGATCGCGGGGTGGTGTTGATTCTCGACAGTCGCGTGGTAAAAAAAGGTTATGGTCGCATCTTTCTGCGCTCGCTGCCGGAAGCGCGACTGCTGACCGCACCGCGGACCGAAGTGGCGGCGGAAATAGCGCAGTTCTTCAACCCCGTGAGCAGCATTGAACCGGCAACCTGA
- the pgi gene encoding glucose-6-phosphate isomerase, translated as MPRPTQLPAWKALSAHYDEVCRLHLRDLFAQDSQRFHRFSVLFEDELLFDYSKNRMTGQTLQLLLRLAEETGLREKIDAMFAGEKINRTEDRAVLHTALRNRADRPIHVDGEDVMPGIKAVLEKMRDFSRQVRTQAWRGFTGKPIRAVVNIGIGGSDLGPLMVCEALKHYSDPGLAVHFVSNVDATHLAETLRGLDAETTLFIVASKTFTTQETLANATSARAWLLAALGDEQAVARHFVALSTNTAKVVEFGIDAENMFEFWDWVGGRYSLWSAIGTSIALAVGFERFEELLEGAFAVDEHFRCAPFAANIPVLMGLLGIWYTDFFGAESHAILPYEQYLHRFPAYFQQGDMESNGKRVTLAGETVDYATGPVIWGEPGTNGQHAFYQLIHQGTRLIPCDFLAGALSHNPLGEHHPILLSNFLAQTEALMRGKSAAEVREELAAEGKSPEAIESLVPHKVFPGNRPSNSLLYRKLTPRTLGMLIALYEHKVFVQGAIWDINSFDQWGVELGKQLARAILPELQGASVPGAHDSSTSALIELCKQWRRDV; from the coding sequence ATGCCGCGTCCCACTCAACTGCCGGCCTGGAAGGCACTGAGCGCCCACTACGATGAGGTGTGCCGGCTGCATTTGCGAGATCTTTTTGCGCAGGACTCCCAACGCTTTCACCGCTTCTCTGTGCTTTTCGAAGATGAACTGCTCTTCGACTATTCCAAGAACCGCATGACCGGACAAACCCTGCAACTGCTTCTGCGCCTGGCCGAGGAGACCGGACTGCGTGAGAAAATCGATGCGATGTTCGCCGGCGAGAAGATCAACCGCACCGAGGATCGTGCCGTGCTGCACACGGCCCTGCGCAATCGCGCCGACCGGCCCATTCATGTGGACGGCGAAGACGTGATGCCGGGTATCAAAGCCGTGTTGGAGAAAATGCGCGACTTCTCCCGACAAGTGCGAACCCAGGCGTGGCGCGGCTTCACCGGCAAACCGATCCGCGCGGTGGTCAACATCGGCATCGGCGGATCCGATCTCGGGCCGCTCATGGTGTGCGAGGCCCTCAAACATTACTCCGATCCCGGCCTGGCCGTGCATTTCGTCTCCAACGTCGATGCCACACATTTGGCCGAAACCCTCAGGGGGCTTGATGCCGAGACCACGCTGTTTATCGTCGCTTCAAAAACCTTCACCACTCAGGAAACCCTGGCCAACGCCACTTCGGCGCGTGCCTGGCTGCTTGCCGCCCTGGGCGATGAACAGGCGGTGGCGCGGCATTTCGTCGCCCTCTCCACCAATACCGCCAAGGTCGTGGAGTTCGGTATCGATGCGGAGAACATGTTTGAATTCTGGGACTGGGTCGGGGGGCGTTATTCTCTGTGGTCCGCCATCGGCACATCCATCGCCCTGGCGGTGGGATTTGAACGCTTTGAAGAACTTCTGGAGGGTGCCTTTGCGGTGGATGAGCACTTCCGCTGCGCGCCTTTTGCCGCCAATATTCCGGTGCTCATGGGCCTGCTGGGAATCTGGTACACGGATTTCTTCGGCGCCGAGTCCCATGCCATTCTTCCCTACGAGCAGTACCTGCACCGCTTCCCCGCCTATTTCCAGCAGGGCGACATGGAAAGCAACGGCAAACGTGTGACCCTCGCCGGCGAAACGGTTGATTACGCCACCGGCCCCGTTATCTGGGGTGAGCCCGGCACCAACGGCCAGCACGCCTTTTACCAGTTGATTCATCAGGGCACCCGGCTTATTCCCTGCGATTTTCTTGCCGGGGCGCTCAGTCACAACCCTCTGGGCGAGCATCACCCCATCCTGCTGTCCAACTTCCTGGCCCAGACCGAAGCGCTGATGCGCGGCAAAAGCGCGGCGGAGGTTCGTGAAGAACTGGCTGCGGAGGGCAAATCGCCCGAAGCCATTGAAAGTCTGGTGCCGCACAAGGTGTTTCCCGGTAACCGTCCGAGCAATTCCCTGCTGTACCGCAAGCTTACTCCCCGCACCCTCGGCATGCTTATCGCTCTCTACGAACACAAGGTGTTTGTGCAGGGCGCCATCTGGGACATTAATTCCTTCGATCAATGGGGTGTTGAGCTGGGCAAGCAACTGGCGCGCGCGATTCTACCCGAATTACAGGGAGCGAGCGTCCCCGGCGCGCACGACAGCTCAACCAGCGCCCTGATTGAACTCTGCAAGCAATGGCGGCGTGATGTCTGA
- a CDS encoding RelA/SpoT domain-containing protein → MSDKDTGLNSPPKSAAAFCAPLSSAQLRAQYEIHCSRWEETLLSIYRRVRALLERHGYNPTIKYRLKRFENFYEKLHRAERVGNSSNLPPISDLLGLRIICPFLEDIEAIERLIADNFPIVEVERKGAQHSFREFGYDSVHLLIRLEGQERLQLSGARNVCEIQLRTTLQDAWAEVEHELVYKSPIALPKESVKRKLAALNAILTLSDLMFQEIRDFQKEIRKRDELRRTTLEIPLNAPGWLCPRQGADEAHGAGDDPALPLASVVGAAGGRLEKAMLSALDAHSRGELNQAIGLYGQILEMKLAPKIRALVYNHRGMARFVVGDYRQALQDFSQSLRFDAGNPRTFFNRGLCNRLLGRLEQSLKDYEQAVRLAPAGLDGYWGRAQTCYEMGLLTRALADCEKALSFKSDFAPARQLAQAIRQDMF, encoded by the coding sequence ATGTCTGACAAAGACACTGGGCTTAATTCTCCCCCAAAAAGCGCGGCAGCGTTCTGCGCGCCTTTGTCTTCTGCGCAGCTGCGGGCACAGTATGAGATTCATTGCAGCCGCTGGGAAGAGACGCTGCTGAGCATCTATCGCCGAGTCCGCGCGCTGCTTGAACGCCACGGCTACAATCCGACCATCAAATACCGGCTCAAGCGCTTCGAGAATTTCTACGAAAAGCTCCATCGCGCCGAGCGTGTCGGCAACAGCAGCAATTTGCCCCCCATTTCCGATCTGTTGGGGCTGCGCATCATCTGCCCCTTTCTTGAGGACATCGAGGCTATAGAGCGCTTGATCGCGGATAACTTTCCCATCGTCGAAGTCGAGCGCAAAGGCGCCCAGCACTCCTTTCGCGAGTTCGGCTACGATTCGGTGCACCTGCTCATTCGCCTCGAAGGGCAGGAGCGTCTCCAACTGTCCGGCGCCCGCAACGTCTGCGAAATTCAGTTACGCACCACCTTGCAGGACGCCTGGGCCGAGGTCGAACACGAACTGGTTTACAAGTCGCCCATCGCCTTGCCCAAGGAATCCGTCAAGCGCAAGCTCGCCGCCCTCAATGCCATTCTCACGCTCTCGGATCTGATGTTTCAGGAAATTCGCGATTTTCAAAAAGAGATTCGCAAGCGCGACGAGCTGCGCCGCACCACCCTGGAGATACCCTTGAACGCACCAGGGTGGCTGTGCCCGCGGCAAGGCGCGGATGAAGCGCACGGGGCGGGAGATGATCCTGCGCTGCCCTTGGCCAGCGTTGTCGGCGCCGCCGGGGGGCGTCTGGAAAAAGCCATGCTGAGTGCTCTCGATGCTCACAGCCGAGGCGAGCTGAATCAAGCCATTGGGCTTTACGGCCAGATTCTGGAGATGAAACTCGCCCCCAAGATTCGTGCTCTGGTTTATAACCATCGCGGTATGGCGCGTTTTGTGGTCGGCGACTATCGCCAGGCGTTGCAGGATTTTTCTCAGTCGCTGCGATTCGACGCGGGAAATCCCCGCACCTTTTTCAACCGCGGTCTGTGCAACCGCCTGCTGGGGCGTCTGGAGCAGTCCCTCAAAGATTATGAGCAAGCCGTGAGGCTCGCGCCGGCGGGGCTCGACGGCTACTGGGGGCGTGCCCAGACCTGCTACGAGATGGGGCTGTTGACGCGGGCGCTGGCCGATTGCGAAAAAGCGTTGAGTTTCAAGAGCGATTTCGCTCCCGCCCGCCAACTCGCCCAAGCCATTCGCCAGGATATGTTTTAG
- a CDS encoding dihydroorotate dehydrogenase-like protein: MPDLSTTYMGLALSNPLIVASSSLTGSVDGVKRCANAGAGAVVLKSLFEEQIEAETAALSGYADYAGHTEASEYLQGYGAELGPQEYLRLVEDAKRAVPVPVIASLNCHTDKGWADYARKLEAAGADALELNIALLPATVSQPASAVEELYLRIVHDVKSRVRIPVAVKIGPYFSSLAHFARKLCSDVMEGREFSVGWCGPGSTTKNTRWRGADALVLFNRYYQFDIDIEKMSTTAGNPYSTSAELHTPLRWMSLLAGRVDAHLAATTGIHDGRDAVKQLLAGADVLQLCSTLYSNGLGRIDEILREISAWMQERGFERLDDFRGRLSQKRSDQPEDHERLQYIKLFVGIE; the protein is encoded by the coding sequence ATGCCTGATTTATCCACCACCTATATGGGTTTGGCCCTGTCCAACCCCCTGATTGTCGCCAGCAGCAGCCTGACGGGCAGTGTCGACGGGGTCAAGCGCTGCGCGAACGCGGGCGCGGGCGCTGTGGTGCTCAAGTCCCTGTTTGAAGAGCAGATTGAAGCCGAAACCGCCGCCCTGAGCGGTTATGCCGACTATGCCGGGCATACCGAGGCCAGTGAATATCTGCAAGGCTATGGCGCCGAGTTGGGGCCGCAGGAATATCTCCGCTTGGTCGAAGATGCCAAGCGGGCGGTGCCGGTGCCGGTTATCGCCAGCCTCAACTGCCACACGGACAAGGGCTGGGCGGATTATGCCCGCAAGCTTGAAGCAGCCGGTGCCGATGCCCTCGAACTCAACATCGCACTCCTGCCCGCTACCGTTAGTCAACCGGCCAGTGCCGTGGAGGAGCTTTATCTGCGTATTGTCCACGACGTCAAGTCGCGGGTCCGGATTCCCGTGGCGGTTAAAATCGGCCCTTATTTTTCATCCTTGGCGCATTTCGCCAGGAAGCTGTGCAGCGATGTGATGGAAGGCCGCGAATTCAGTGTAGGCTGGTGCGGGCCCGGCAGCACCACGAAAAACACTCGCTGGCGTGGAGCCGATGCCCTGGTGCTGTTCAATCGGTATTATCAGTTCGATATCGATATTGAAAAAATGAGCACAACCGCAGGCAACCCCTACAGCACCTCGGCCGAACTGCACACCCCCCTGCGCTGGATGTCCCTGCTCGCCGGGCGGGTCGACGCTCATCTCGCCGCCACCACGGGTATCCACGACGGCAGGGACGCCGTCAAGCAACTGCTCGCCGGGGCCGATGTGCTGCAACTCTGCTCGACACTCTATAGCAACGGCCTGGGTCGCATCGACGAGATCCTGCGCGAAATCAGCGCCTGGATGCAGGAGCGCGGGTTCGAGCGCTTGGACGATTTTCGCGGTCGTCTCAGCCAAAAGCGCAGCGACCAGCCCGAAGACCATGAACGCCTGCAGTACATCAAGCTTTTTGTCGGCATTGAATAG
- a CDS encoding C40 family peptidase — translation MYLRTFGILGLLLSLLITGCTSTRAPQPDALADLIPVQTGVPQALHEMGYAVQVGAFASIDNAARLEAGLNRRGIDAFYFLEDGLYKVRFGNHASYQAAREQARQMQVQGLVEDFFIVLPSDYSAAQIRRSGQGDLRAELVRTAHQFIGVPYRWGGTSAQGGFDCSGLTLVCYRLNGLDLPRVSANQFAAGRPVPRSRLQKGDLVFFATNRPNQVSHVGIYIGDDRFIHAPRSGQHVRVERLSNSYFQRTFMGARTYL, via the coding sequence ATGTATCTAAGAACCTTCGGCATCCTGGGGCTGCTGCTGAGCCTGCTCATCACCGGTTGCACGAGTACGCGCGCGCCGCAACCCGATGCCCTCGCCGATTTGATCCCGGTCCAGACCGGCGTGCCGCAGGCCCTGCATGAGATGGGGTATGCCGTGCAGGTGGGCGCCTTTGCCTCCATCGACAATGCCGCACGCCTCGAAGCCGGCCTCAACCGCCGGGGCATCGACGCTTTTTACTTTCTCGAAGACGGTCTCTACAAGGTGCGCTTCGGCAACCACGCCAGCTACCAGGCGGCCCGCGAACAGGCCCGGCAGATGCAGGTCCAGGGACTGGTCGAGGATTTTTTCATCGTCCTGCCGAGCGATTACTCCGCGGCGCAGATTCGTCGCAGCGGCCAAGGGGATCTGCGCGCCGAACTGGTGCGCACCGCCCACCAGTTCATCGGCGTGCCCTATCGTTGGGGCGGCACTTCCGCGCAGGGCGGTTTTGATTGCAGTGGCCTGACTCTGGTGTGTTATCGCCTCAACGGCCTGGATCTGCCGCGCGTCTCCGCCAACCAGTTCGCCGCCGGCCGCCCCGTCCCCCGCAGTCGCCTGCAAAAAGGCGATCTGGTGTTTTTTGCCACCAATCGTCCCAATCAGGTCTCCCACGTCGGTATCTACATCGGCGACGACCGTTTCATCCATGCGCCGCGCAGCGGCCAGCACGTGCGCGTGGAGCGCCTTTCCAACAGTTATTTCCAGCGCACCTTCATGGGTGCCCGCACCTACCTGTAA
- a CDS encoding porin translates to MKKTFVAALIAATTLSFGLPAEAKTLEEILRDKGIISAEDYQEAVKKNDLAYYRPGRGITVESRDGNYTAHLGGRLQVRYTYTDKDEPGAENSSNFNIQRMRVSMRGNVYNPNLYYQWQHDFGGGGGSSLKDAVLGYKFMDELSLQAGQFKAPTSRQQLTSSGSQMFVDRSLADGFFNLGRDRGILAKGAFSDNLVEYMAGVFNGNGENRSNPENNHLWALRVDINPLGRFAMDEPSFNETKPLLNLGASIATTSLSAADRNSVNSGLLSNGVNVNNIYRMDDDGNLINFTNSNDVDVWTATLNAHFKWMGLSTAAEYYFANIDPDGASDWDADGYYLQAGYQIVPETFELALRYSAVDSTDAQALTKFDQNQFQIAAGYYYKKHRAKIQADYTIHKDDLRDNRDDNILRLQAQVIF, encoded by the coding sequence ATGAAGAAGACGTTTGTCGCGGCCCTGATCGCGGCCACCACCCTGAGCTTCGGCCTGCCCGCCGAGGCCAAAACCCTGGAGGAAATTCTCAGAGACAAAGGCATCATCTCCGCCGAGGACTACCAGGAAGCGGTCAAGAAAAACGATTTGGCTTACTATCGCCCGGGCCGCGGTATCACGGTCGAGAGCCGCGACGGCAATTACACCGCCCACCTCGGCGGCCGCCTGCAGGTGCGCTACACCTACACCGACAAGGATGAACCGGGTGCCGAAAACAGCAGCAACTTCAACATCCAGCGTATGCGCGTCTCCATGCGCGGTAACGTCTACAATCCCAACCTCTATTACCAGTGGCAGCACGATTTCGGCGGCGGGGGCGGCTCTTCCCTCAAGGACGCCGTGCTCGGCTACAAGTTCATGGACGAGCTGAGCCTACAGGCCGGTCAGTTCAAGGCCCCCACCAGCCGCCAGCAGCTCACCTCCTCGGGCAGCCAGATGTTCGTCGACCGCTCCCTGGCCGACGGGTTCTTCAACCTCGGCCGCGACCGCGGCATCCTGGCCAAGGGCGCCTTTTCCGACAACCTGGTCGAGTACATGGCCGGGGTGTTCAACGGCAACGGCGAGAACCGCTCCAATCCCGAGAACAACCACCTCTGGGCCCTGCGCGTCGACATCAACCCCTTGGGCCGCTTCGCCATGGACGAACCGAGCTTCAACGAAACCAAGCCCCTGCTCAACCTCGGCGCCTCCATCGCGACCACGTCCTTGAGTGCTGCGGACAGAAACAGCGTCAATAGTGGCCTGTTGTCCAACGGTGTCAATGTGAACAACATCTATCGTATGGACGACGATGGCAATTTAATTAATTTTACAAATTCCAACGATGTCGATGTGTGGACCGCCACCCTCAATGCCCACTTCAAGTGGATGGGACTCTCGACCGCAGCCGAATACTACTTCGCCAACATCGATCCCGACGGAGCCTCCGACTGGGACGCCGACGGCTACTACCTCCAAGCCGGCTACCAGATCGTCCCCGAGACCTTCGAACTCGCCCTGCGCTACTCGGCCGTCGACTCCACCGACGCCCAGGCCCTGACCAAGTTCGACCAGAACCAGTTCCAGATCGCCGCCGGCTATTATTACAAAAAGCACCGCGCCAAGATCCAGGCCGACTACACCATCCACAAGGACGATCTGCGCGACAACCGCGACGACAACATCTTGCGCCTCCAAGCCCAGGTCATCTTCTAA